In Drosophila yakuba strain Tai18E2 chromosome X, Prin_Dyak_Tai18E2_2.1, whole genome shotgun sequence, a single genomic region encodes these proteins:
- the LOC6524179 gene encoding transcriptional regulator ovo isoform X2, with translation MPKIFLIKNRLHQQQQRLLESQNLLQHKNQDDERLVPPLSPSGSGSGPSPSPTPTPTPTSQPPPPPEPQGQGQQVLGQVPDSDQQPLSLTRKRFHHRRHYFGQSRHSLEHLNQNQNQSPNPNANPNQTQNTAELEVERTTDQVQNENFAAELLQRLTPNTATTAQNNIVNNLVNNCKAATSVLATKDCTIENSPVSIPKNQRAEDEEEQEEQEKEKPAESEREKSVERTEQRENEEQVEREEEEEEDDEVDVGVEAPRPRFYNTGVVLTQAQRKEYPQEPKDLSLTLAQSSPAAPHIHSDSESDSDSDGGCKLIVDEKPPLPVIKPLSLRLRSTPPPADQRPSPPPPRDPAPAVRCSVIQRAPQSQLPTSRAGFLLPPLDQLGPEQQEPIDYHVPKRRSPSYDSDEELNARRLERARQVREARRRSTILAARVLLAQSQRLNPRLVRSLPGILAAAAGHGRNSSSSSGAAGQGFQSSGFGSQNSGSGSSSGNQNASSGAGSPGSGAGGGGGMGGGRDGRGNYGPNSPPTGALPPFYESLKSGQQSTASNNTGQSPGANHSHFNANPANFLQNAAAAAYIMSAGSGGGGCAGNGGGGASGPGGGPSANSGGGGGNGYINCGGVGGPNNSLDAYGIILKDEPDIEYDEAKIDIGTFAQNIIQATMGSSGQFNASAYEDAIMSDLASSGQCPNGAVDPLQFTATLMLSSQTDHLLEQLSDAVDLSSFLQRSCVDDEESTSPRQDFELVSTPSLTPDSVTPVEQHNANTSQLDALHENLLTQLTHNMARSSSNQHQHHQQHGVQQQQQQHNVQQQHNVQQQHGVQQQHVQQQPPPSYQHATRGLMMQQQPQHGGYQQQAAMMSQQQQQLLSQQQQQSHHQQQQQHAAAYQQHNIYGQQQQQQQHHQQQQQQHHHFHHQQQQQPQSHHSHHHGHGHDNSNMSLPSPTAAAAAAAAAAAAAAAAAAHLQRPMSSSSSSGGTNSSNSSGGSSNSPLLDANAAAAAAAALLDTKPLIQSVSNPFGQPLNTQSQQQKQGKQITLMKTTRYTEFVEMVSMDVTVKPEPFNEAKTEMTEITTDELTLEAETLAATAAASAAAAEGTHVLAPSPAPLSSGRKLRGRAKAVAYGSTMITLISTLKSSPEVPATKTVHRTTLRSLASAAAATAAGLLAPSPTVSVLNESKVLQRRLGLPPDLQLEFVNGGHGIKNPLAVENAHGGHHRIRNIDCIDDLSKHGHHSQQQQQQGSPPQQSMQQSVQQQQQQSVQQQSLQQQQQQQHHQHHSNSSASSNASSHGSAEALCMGSSGGANEDSSSGNNKFVCRVCMKTFSLQRLLNRHMKCHSDIKRYLCTFCGKGFNDTFDLKRHTRTHTGVRPYKCNLCEKSFTQRCSLESHCQKVHSVQHQYAYKERRAKMYVCEECGHTTCEPEVHYLHLKNNHPFSPALLKFYDKRHFKFTNSQFANNLLGQLPMPVHN, from the exons AAAACTTTGCCGCCGAGTTGCTGCAGCGTTTGACACCAAACACCGCCACCACTGcacaaaataatattgttaACAATTTGGTTAATAATTGCAAAGCCGCCACCTCCGTTTTAGCCACTAAAGACTGTACAATTGAAAATTCCCCAGTAAGCATACCAAAAAATCAGCGAGCAGAGGACGAGGAAGAGCAAGAGGAGCAAGAGAAAGAGAAGCCCgcggagagcgagagagagaagTCCGTTGAGAGGACAGAACAGCGAGAGAACGAAGAGCAGGTGGAGCgcgaagaggaggaggaagaggacgACGAGGTGGATGTGGGCGTAGAGGCACCACGCCCACGATTCTATAATACCGGCGTGGTCTTAACCCAGGCCCAACGCAAAGAGTATCCCCAAGAGCCCAAGGATTTGTCCCTAACCCTCGCCCAATCCTCGCCAGCTGCACCGCATATCCACAGTGACTCCGAATCCGATTCGGACTCTGATGGGGGCTGCAAGCTTATTGTGGACGAGAAGCCACCATTGCCGGTGATCAAACCATTGTCCCTGCGACTGCGCAGCACACCGCCACCGGCGGATCAGCGACCAAGTCCGCCGCCTCCGCGTGATCCCGCGCCCGCCGTCCGTTGCTCGGTGATTCAACGGGCACCGCAATCCCAATTGCCTACCAGCCGGGCTGGTTTCCTACTGCCCCCCTTGGATCAGCTGGGACCCGAGCAGCAGGAGCCCATCGATTATCACGTGCCGAAGCGAAGAAGCCCCTCGTACGACTCCGATGAGGAGCTGAACGCCAGGCGCTTGGAACGAGCGCGTCAGGTGCGCGAGGCAAGGCGTCGCAGCACGATTTTGGCTGCCCGCGTTCTGCTGGCCCAATCCCAAAGGCTAAATCCACGCTTGGTGCGATCATTGCCGGGCATTTTGGCTGCTGCAGCCGGACACGGACGGAATAGCAGCAGTTCCAGCGGTGCCGCCGGCCAGGGCTTTCAATCGTCCGGCTTTGGGAGCCAGAACAGCGGCAGCGGGTCGTCCAGTGGCAATCAGAACGCCAGTAGCGGTGCTGGTTCACCTGGATCCGGTGCCGGAGGCGGTGGTGGCATGGGCGGCGGTCGCGACGGCCGAGGGAACTACGGACCCAACTCACCGCCAACGGGAGCATTGCCTCCGTTCTACGAGAGCCTCAAGAGCGGCCAACAGAGCACGGCCAGCAACAATACAGGCCAGAGTCCCGGCGCCAATCACTCGCATTTCAACGCAAATCCAGCGAATTTCTTGCAAAACGCCGCAGCGGCAGCGTACATTATGTCGGCAGGTTCCGGTGGTGGAGGCTGTGCGGGTAACGGAGGTGGTGGAGCATCGGGGCCAGGTGGTGGCCCATCGGCAAatagtggtggtggtggcggcaatGGTTACATCAACTGTGGCGGTGTTGGTGGTCCAAACAATAGTCTCGACG CCTACGGCATAATACTCAAGGATGAGCCGGACATTGAGTACGACGAGGCCAAGATCGATATTGGCACCTTTGCGCAGAACATAATCCAGGCAACGATGGGCAGCTCCGGTCAGTTCAATGCCAGCGCCTATGAGGATGCTATAATGTCCGACCTGGCCAGTTCGGGTCAGTGTCCAAATGGAGCCGTCGATCCGCTGCAGTTCACGGCCACTCTGATGCTGAGTTCGCAGACAGATCATCTACTGGAGCAGCTGTCCGATGCCGTCGACTTGAGCTCATTCCTGCAACGGAGCTGTGTGGACGACGAGGAGTCCACCAGTCCGCGGCAGGACTTTGAGCTGGTGTCCACGCCCTCGCTAACGCCGGATTCAGTGACGCCGGTGGAGCAGCACAATGCCAACACATCCCAGCTGGATGCCCTGCACGAGAATTTGTTGACGCAGCTCACCCACAATATGGcccggagcagcagcaatcagcaccagcaccatcagcagcatggtgtgcagcagcaacagcagcagcataatgtgcaacagcagcacaatgtgcaacagcagcatggcgtgcagcagcagcatgtcCAGCAGCAACCACCGCCCTCGTATCAGCATGCCACGCGTGGCCTGAtgatgcaacagcagccgcagcacgGCGGCTATCAGCAGCAAGCTGCCATGATgtcacaacagcagcagcaattgctcagccagcagcagcagcagtcgcaccaccagcagcagcagcaacatgccgCTGCCTACCAGCAGCACAACATCTatggccagcagcaacagcaacagcagcatcatcaacagcagcagcagcaacatcatcactttcaccaccagcaacaacagcagccacagtCGCATCATTCGCACCAtcatggccatggccatgaTAACAGCAATATGTCGCTGCCTTCGCCAaccgctgctgcagctgcagctgctgcggccgctgctgctgcagctgccgcagccGCTCACCTGCAGCGGCCAAtgagcagcagtagcagctcCGGCGGCACcaatagcagcaacagcagcgggggcagcagcaacagtccGCTCCTGGACGcaaatgctgctgcagcagctgcagctgcctTACTGGACACAAAGCCACTCATCCAAAGCGTAAGTAATCCATTTGGTCAACCACTAAATACACAATcacagcagcaaaagcaggGAAAACAAATCACCTTGATGAAGACCACCAGGTACACGGAATTCGTCGAGATGGTGTCGATGGATGTGACGGTCAAGCCAGAGCCATTTAACGAagcaaaaaccgaaatgaCCGAGATCACCACCGACGAGCTGACTTTGGAAGCGGAGACCctagcagcaacagcagcagcatcagcagcagctgcagaggGGACTCATGTTCTGGCACCATCGCCGGCACCATTGTCGTCCGGCAGAAAGCTGCGAGGTCGCGCCAAAGCTGTGGCCTATGGCTCCACTATGATCACGTTGATATCCACGCTGAAATCGTCGCCAGAGGTGCCGGCCACCAAGACGGTGCATCGCACCACACTGCGATCTTTGGcttcggcggcggcggccactGCAGCGGGTTTGCTGGCGCCATCGCCCACCGTTTCCGTTTTGAATGAGAGCAAAGTGTTGCAGCGGCGC TTGGGCTTGCCGCCGGATCTGCAGCTGGAGTTTGTGAACGGCGGCCATGGCATTAAAAACCCGCTGGCCGTGGAGAATGCCCATGGTGGCCATCACCGAATTCGCAATATCGATTGCATTGATGATCTCAGCAAGCATGGCCACCActcgcaacagcagcagcagcaaggcTCGCCGCCGCAGCAAAGTATGCAGCAAtcggtgcagcagcagcaacagcagtcgGTGCAACAGCAATCcctccagcagcaacagcaacagcagcaccatcagcaccacagcaacagcagtgcAAGCAGCAATGCCAGCAGTCACGGTTCCGCCGAAGCCCTTTGTATGGGCTCATCCGGCGGAGCCAACGAGGATTCCTCTTCAGGCAACAACAAGTTCGTATGTCGCGTCTGCATGAAGACCTTTTCGCTGCAGCGCCTGCTCAATCGGCACATGAAATGCCACTCGGACATCAAGCGGTATCTGTGCACCTTCTGCGGCAAGGGATTCAATGACACCTTCGACCTCAAGCGCCACACGCGCACCCACACTGGCGTCCGTCCGTACAAGTGCAATCTGTGCGAGAAGAGCTTCACGCAGCGCTGTTCCCTGGAGTCGCACTGCCAGAAGGTGCATAGCGTTCAGCACCAGTACGCCTACAAGGAGCGCAGAGCCAAG ATGTACGTGTGCGAGGAGTGCGGCCACACCACCTGCGAGCCGGAGGTCCACTATCTGCACCTGAAGAACAACCATCCGTTCTCGCCGGCGCTGCTTAAGTTTTACGACAAGCGACACTTTAAGTTCACCAACTCGCAGTTCGCCAACAATCTGCTCGGCCAGCTGCCCATGCCAGTCCACAACTAG